In a genomic window of Microterricola viridarii:
- a CDS encoding ABC transporter ATP-binding protein, translating into MSGSMGGGGRGAGGGGGGGRGGGRVSAADERAQRAINAEAPRVPHLLSRIAALFAPHKAALVVTVVLVLVGAALSVIPPLITQRVFDHALFPASGGPDLALLGWLVGAMVVVFVASALLGVWQTWLTATVGNTVMGALRVRLFTHLQAMELSFFTRTKTGVIQSRLQNDVGGVASVLTNTISSVLGNTVTVIAAFIAMLLLNWQLTLIAVVLMPFMVIAQRRVGQVRARIAAKTQESLSEMTAITQETLSVSGILLSKSFTRQGAEISRYADENANQVSLQVRQQMSGQWFFALVNIFLSSIPAIVYLAAGYLVAGGATDVTAGTIVAFTTVQARLMFPLMGLMRVALDLQTSSALFARIFEYLDLTPAIVDAPDAVSLESAGPAASAELGRVEFDRVSFRYPDQDAGERPTLDEVSFVVEPGQYAAFVGPSGAGKTTVSYLVPRLYEATEGAVRFAGHDVRELTQQSLVGNIGIVSQETYLFHASIAENLRYAKPDATDEELERATRAANIHDTIAAFPAGYDTQVGERGYRLSGGEKQRIAIARVLLKDPAVLVLDEATSALDVISERIVQSALDDAARGRTTIAIAHRLSTVVNADVIFVIEAGRLVERGTHAELLVSGGVYARLFAEQSALSAIGIELPVEALPD; encoded by the coding sequence ATGAGTGGATCGATGGGCGGCGGGGGCCGCGGCGCCGGGGGAGGCGGCGGAGGCGGCCGGGGCGGTGGCCGCGTCAGCGCCGCCGACGAGCGGGCGCAGCGCGCGATCAACGCGGAGGCCCCCAGAGTTCCGCACCTGCTCAGCCGCATCGCGGCACTGTTCGCCCCGCACAAGGCCGCCCTCGTCGTCACGGTCGTGCTGGTGCTGGTCGGGGCGGCGCTCAGCGTCATCCCGCCGCTGATCACGCAGCGCGTCTTCGACCACGCGCTGTTCCCGGCATCCGGCGGGCCCGACCTCGCCCTGCTCGGCTGGCTGGTCGGCGCCATGGTCGTCGTCTTCGTCGCCAGCGCGCTGCTCGGCGTCTGGCAGACCTGGCTCACCGCCACCGTCGGCAACACGGTGATGGGCGCCCTGCGCGTGCGGCTGTTCACCCACCTGCAGGCGATGGAGCTGAGCTTCTTCACCCGCACCAAGACCGGCGTCATCCAATCCCGCCTGCAGAACGACGTCGGCGGCGTCGCCAGCGTGCTCACCAACACCATTTCGAGCGTGCTCGGCAACACCGTCACCGTGATCGCGGCCTTCATCGCGATGCTCCTGCTGAACTGGCAGCTCACCCTCATCGCGGTCGTGCTGATGCCGTTCATGGTGATCGCCCAGCGCCGGGTCGGCCAGGTGCGCGCGCGCATCGCCGCCAAGACGCAGGAGTCGCTCTCGGAGATGACGGCCATCACCCAGGAGACGCTCTCGGTCAGCGGCATCCTGCTCTCCAAGAGCTTCACCAGGCAGGGCGCCGAGATCTCCCGCTACGCCGACGAGAACGCCAACCAGGTGTCGCTGCAGGTGCGCCAGCAGATGAGCGGCCAGTGGTTCTTCGCCCTCGTCAACATATTCCTCTCCAGCATCCCCGCCATCGTCTACCTGGCGGCCGGCTACCTGGTCGCCGGCGGCGCCACCGACGTGACGGCCGGCACCATCGTCGCCTTCACCACGGTGCAGGCCCGGCTCATGTTCCCGCTGATGGGGCTGATGCGGGTCGCGCTCGACCTGCAGACCTCCTCTGCCCTGTTCGCGCGCATCTTCGAGTACCTCGACCTCACGCCGGCGATCGTGGATGCCCCGGATGCCGTCTCACTTGAGTCGGCGGGCCCCGCGGCATCCGCAGAGCTCGGCCGCGTCGAGTTCGACCGGGTCAGCTTCCGCTACCCAGACCAGGACGCGGGCGAGCGGCCCACCCTCGACGAGGTCTCCTTCGTCGTCGAGCCCGGGCAGTACGCGGCCTTCGTCGGGCCGAGCGGGGCGGGCAAGACGACGGTGTCCTACCTGGTGCCGCGGCTGTACGAGGCCACGGAGGGGGCGGTGCGCTTCGCCGGGCACGACGTGCGCGAGCTCACCCAGCAGTCGCTGGTCGGCAACATCGGCATCGTCAGCCAGGAGACCTACCTGTTTCACGCGAGCATCGCTGAGAACCTGCGCTACGCGAAACCGGACGCCACCGACGAGGAGCTGGAGCGGGCCACCCGCGCCGCGAACATCCACGACACGATCGCGGCGTTCCCGGCCGGCTACGACACCCAGGTGGGGGAGCGCGGCTACCGGCTCTCCGGCGGAGAGAAGCAGCGGATCGCGATCGCGCGGGTGCTGCTGAAGGACCCGGCCGTGCTCGTGCTGGACGAGGCGACGAGCGCGCTCGACGTGATCTCGGAGCGGATCGTGCAGTCGGCGCTGGACGACGCCGCCCGCGGGCGCACCACGATCGCGATCGCGCACCGGCTCTCGACGGTGGTCAACGCCGACGTCATCTTCGTGATCGAAGCCGGGCGGCTGGTCGAGCGCGGCACGCACGCAGAACTGCTGGTCTCCGGCGGCGTGTACGCGCGACTGTTCGCCGAGCAGAGCGCCCTCTCGGCGATCGGCATCGAGCTGCCGGTGGAGGCGCTGCCGGACTAG
- a CDS encoding carbohydrate ABC transporter permease has translation MSAFFSWIASLPALLQVVVVVIAFGAVIALLIFLLEVAPRSGRKYTVIRLAACVLVPLLAFLFLGSVLWAAAVAAVLGGVFFWLDYRSRQGAGYLFQLVGFLTPAFLLIAIGLIYPTIITTGQAFMNSRGNRFVGFENFVWIFTQETGIRTVVNTIIWVIFVPILATVIGLAYAVFIDKSRGEKYFKALVFMPMAISFVGASIIWGFMYTARPADQPQIGLLNQIVVMFGGEPVAWLAHQPWNTFFLIVVMIWIQTGFAMVVLSAAIKGVPVEQLEAAEIDGANGWQRFRNVTVQAIKPSLIVVLTTISIVSLKVFDIVRTMTAGANGTSVLANEMYSQWKGFELGRSAALALVLFLLVVPIIVYNARQLAKQREIR, from the coding sequence ATGTCCGCGTTCTTCAGTTGGATAGCGAGCTTGCCGGCGTTGCTGCAAGTCGTCGTCGTGGTGATTGCCTTCGGCGCCGTGATCGCGCTGCTGATCTTCTTGCTCGAGGTCGCACCCCGCAGCGGGCGCAAGTACACGGTGATCCGGCTCGCCGCATGCGTGCTGGTGCCGCTGCTGGCGTTCCTGTTCCTCGGCTCCGTGCTCTGGGCCGCGGCCGTGGCCGCCGTGCTCGGCGGAGTCTTCTTCTGGCTCGACTACCGCTCCAGGCAGGGCGCCGGCTACCTGTTCCAACTGGTCGGCTTCCTCACCCCCGCCTTCCTGCTGATCGCGATCGGCCTGATCTACCCCACGATCATCACGACGGGGCAGGCCTTCATGAACAGCCGCGGCAACCGCTTCGTCGGCTTCGAGAACTTCGTCTGGATCTTCACCCAGGAGACCGGCATCCGCACCGTCGTCAACACGATCATCTGGGTCATCTTCGTGCCGATCCTCGCGACGGTCATCGGCCTGGCCTACGCGGTGTTCATCGACAAGTCGCGCGGTGAGAAGTACTTCAAGGCCCTCGTCTTCATGCCGATGGCGATCTCCTTCGTCGGGGCGAGCATCATCTGGGGCTTCATGTACACGGCGCGCCCGGCCGACCAGCCGCAGATCGGCCTGCTCAACCAGATTGTGGTCATGTTCGGCGGCGAGCCCGTCGCCTGGCTGGCGCATCAGCCCTGGAACACGTTCTTCCTGATCGTCGTGATGATCTGGATCCAGACCGGCTTCGCCATGGTCGTGCTCTCCGCGGCCATCAAGGGTGTGCCGGTCGAGCAGCTGGAGGCCGCCGAGATCGACGGGGCGAACGGCTGGCAGCGCTTCCGCAACGTCACCGTGCAGGCGATCAAGCCGTCGCTCATCGTCGTGCTCACCACCATCTCCATTGTGTCGCTGAAGGTCTTCGACATCGTGCGCACCATGACAGCCGGCGCCAACGGCACGAGCGTGCTGGCCAATGAGATGTACAGCCAGTGGAAGGGCTTCGAGCTCGGTCGCTCGGCGGCGCTCGCGCTGGTGCTGTTCCTGTTGGTCGTGCCGATCATCGTGTACAACGCCAGACAGCTCGCCAAGCAGAGGGAAATCCGATGA
- a CDS encoding carbohydrate ABC transporter permease has protein sequence MSRTETELVTTAGSGRARRGAAFGRSGNDTAQGRVKNRLTNRWATLAALLIAVFWTVPTLGLFISSIRPAADITRSGWWTWFANPAVTLDNYRDVLAAGNSQLTMADSFLNSIAITIPATLIPLCIATLAAYAFAWIDFKGRNALFIGVFALQIVPIQMALVPLLSLFSRGIKIGNVELFGNLDAGVGYTQVWIAHSIFALPLAIYLLYNFITEIPGEVIEAARVDGAGHGQIFFRIVLPLTMPAIASFAIFQFLWVWNDLLVALVFADGKVAPITKLLAEISGSRGQDWNLLTAGAFVAIIVPLIVFFALQRYFVRGLLAGSTKG, from the coding sequence ATGAGCCGCACAGAGACCGAGCTGGTCACCACCGCAGGCTCCGGCCGCGCCCGCCGCGGTGCGGCGTTCGGGCGCAGCGGGAACGACACCGCGCAGGGCCGGGTCAAGAACCGGCTCACCAACCGCTGGGCGACGCTCGCCGCACTGCTGATCGCCGTGTTCTGGACAGTGCCGACCCTCGGCCTGTTCATCTCGTCGATCCGCCCCGCCGCCGACATCACCCGCTCCGGCTGGTGGACCTGGTTCGCCAACCCCGCGGTGACGCTGGACAACTACCGGGACGTCCTCGCGGCGGGCAACAGCCAGCTGACGATGGCCGACTCCTTTCTCAACTCCATCGCCATCACGATCCCCGCCACCCTCATCCCGCTGTGCATCGCCACGCTCGCCGCCTACGCCTTCGCGTGGATCGACTTCAAGGGGCGCAACGCCCTGTTCATCGGGGTGTTCGCGCTGCAGATCGTGCCCATCCAGATGGCGCTGGTGCCGCTGCTCAGCCTGTTCTCGCGCGGAATCAAGATCGGCAACGTGGAGCTGTTTGGCAACCTGGACGCCGGCGTCGGCTACACCCAGGTGTGGATCGCGCACTCGATCTTCGCTCTGCCGTTGGCGATCTACCTGTTGTACAACTTCATCACCGAGATTCCGGGCGAGGTGATCGAGGCCGCACGGGTGGACGGAGCCGGCCACGGGCAGATCTTCTTCCGGATCGTGCTGCCGCTGACCATGCCGGCGATCGCGTCGTTCGCGATCTTCCAGTTCCTCTGGGTCTGGAACGACCTCCTGGTCGCCCTCGTCTTCGCCGACGGCAAGGTCGCGCCGATCACCAAGCTGCTGGCCGAGATCTCGGGAAGCCGCGGGCAGGACTGGAACCTGTTGACGGCGGGCGCCTTCGTGGCGATCATCGTGCCGCTGATCGTGTTCTTCGCGCTGCAGCGCTACTTCGTGCGCGGGCTGCTGGCCGGCTCGACCAAGGGCTAG
- a CDS encoding DUF305 domain-containing protein has protein sequence MTDVLTDVSLETGEPAASARPRLAGRAVVAIIAVVALVVVALVSFSIGRLSTIGATPGDTSAEAGFARDMQAHHVQGVEMAMIIRDRTDDPATRLLGYDIATTQGQQSGQLYGWLSEWGLGQFGSEPSMTWMTRPALNGTAGHVHGGTEAASTDHVPGGPMPGMATPEQLAELQAASGVEAERLFLTLMIAHHKGALEMAESVLERSTNSVIVPFANSVLASQQSEIELMESMLAQRQ, from the coding sequence TTGACGGATGTCCTGACTGACGTTTCGCTCGAGACCGGCGAGCCCGCGGCATCCGCCCGCCCCCGCCTGGCCGGCCGCGCCGTTGTCGCCATCATCGCGGTGGTGGCGCTGGTCGTCGTCGCTCTCGTGTCGTTCTCGATCGGCCGCCTGAGCACCATCGGGGCGACCCCGGGAGACACCAGCGCGGAGGCCGGCTTCGCCCGTGACATGCAGGCGCACCACGTGCAGGGCGTCGAGATGGCGATGATCATCCGCGACCGCACCGACGACCCCGCGACGCGACTGCTCGGCTACGACATCGCGACGACGCAGGGGCAGCAGTCCGGCCAGCTGTACGGCTGGCTGAGCGAGTGGGGCCTCGGCCAGTTCGGCTCGGAGCCGTCGATGACGTGGATGACGCGCCCCGCGCTGAACGGCACCGCCGGGCACGTGCACGGCGGCACGGAAGCCGCGAGCACCGACCACGTTCCGGGCGGGCCGATGCCCGGCATGGCGACGCCAGAGCAACTCGCCGAGCTGCAGGCGGCCAGCGGCGTCGAGGCCGAGCGCCTGTTCCTCACCCTGATGATCGCGCACCACAAGGGCGCGCTGGAGATGGCGGAGTCGGTGCTGGAGCGCAGCACCAACTCGGTGATCGTGCCGTTCGCGAACTCGGTGCTGGCCAGCCAGCAGTCCGAGATCGAGCTGATGGAGTCGATGCTGGCCCAGCGCCAGTAG